From a single Kitasatospora azatica KCTC 9699 genomic region:
- a CDS encoding ferredoxin — translation MSAEPSDPNAADLGAADPGGPDLVVTVDRGRCVGTGLCASTAPADLALGEDGRARPRRERTDAHEAVVEAAELCPMEAIAVHRASTGELVAPDW, via the coding sequence GTGAGCGCCGAACCGTCGGACCCGAACGCGGCGGACCTGGGCGCGGCGGACCCGGGCGGGCCGGACCTGGTGGTCACCGTCGACCGCGGTCGCTGTGTGGGCACCGGGCTCTGCGCCTCCACCGCGCCCGCCGACCTGGCGCTCGGCGAGGACGGCCGGGCCCGCCCGCGCCGCGAGCGCACCGACGCGCACGAGGCGGTGGTCGAGGCCGCCGAGCTCTGCCCGATGGAGGCGATCGCGGTGCACCGGGCGAGCACCGGGGAGCTGGTGGCGCCCGACTGGTGA
- a CDS encoding Xaa-Pro dipeptidyl-peptidase — MRRFPLVAVVATLLLALLGPAGTAWAAAPAGTVHGGASQPVYSYAHAVRETVWVDTGLDGDGNGRTDRVAADIIRPSEPAAAGRKVPVIMDASPYYSCCGRGNESQLKTYDAQGRPIQFPLFYDNYFVPRGYAVVLVDLAGTNRSDGCVDVGGRSDVTSAKAVVDWLNGHAVGHSSRTGGSPVPAGWSNGSVGMIGKSWDGTIANGVAATGVAGLKTVVPISAISSWYDYYRSQGAPLYGGTPADLAGYVEDQATTARCAAQQSALAAGAPYSGDWTPLWQQRDYLASANQVRASVLLVHGMQDLNVRTVNFGQWWDALAARGVERKIWLSQTGHVDPFDFRRGAWVDTLHRWFDHYLLGVANGIETEPMADIERAPDQWTQDARWPAPGTAQTTVHLNPGALGGSSNSGTASFTDDPSRDENAWAADADLSTPDKTVLSTGVLGQDLRLSGSGSVTLTVSSSTSSAHLSAVLVDLGAATVRDYQGTGEGINTLGTRSCWGQSTTGDSACFLDTAAATAQVDATVFSRGWADLGHYASLDHGVALTPGAPYRMTVHLAATDHVVPAGHRLALILAGTDNGLVDPPDTRPTVTVDLAASSLQLPLVGGAARLTGGGEPAALPHHVLTGHQPRLLG, encoded by the coding sequence ATGAGACGCTTCCCGCTGGTGGCCGTCGTCGCCACCCTTCTGCTCGCGCTGCTCGGGCCGGCCGGTACCGCCTGGGCCGCCGCGCCCGCCGGCACCGTGCACGGCGGTGCCAGCCAGCCCGTCTACTCCTATGCGCACGCCGTCCGCGAGACCGTCTGGGTCGACACCGGCCTCGACGGGGACGGCAACGGCAGGACCGACCGGGTGGCCGCCGACATCATCCGCCCGAGCGAACCGGCCGCCGCCGGCCGCAAGGTCCCGGTGATCATGGATGCCAGCCCCTACTACTCCTGCTGCGGCCGCGGTAACGAGAGCCAACTGAAGACCTACGACGCCCAGGGGCGCCCGATCCAGTTCCCGCTCTTCTACGACAACTACTTCGTCCCGCGCGGCTACGCCGTGGTGCTGGTCGACCTGGCCGGGACCAACCGCTCGGACGGCTGCGTGGACGTCGGCGGAAGGTCCGACGTGACCAGCGCCAAGGCGGTGGTCGACTGGCTCAACGGACATGCGGTCGGCCACAGTTCACGCACCGGCGGCAGCCCGGTGCCGGCCGGCTGGAGCAACGGCAGCGTCGGTATGATCGGCAAGTCCTGGGACGGCACCATCGCCAACGGGGTCGCCGCCACCGGCGTCGCCGGCCTGAAGACCGTGGTCCCGATCTCCGCGATCAGCTCCTGGTACGACTACTACCGCTCCCAGGGCGCCCCGCTCTACGGCGGCACCCCGGCCGACCTGGCCGGCTACGTCGAGGACCAGGCCACCACCGCGCGCTGCGCCGCCCAGCAGAGCGCGCTCGCGGCCGGCGCCCCCTACAGCGGGGACTGGACACCGCTGTGGCAGCAGCGCGACTACCTGGCCTCGGCGAACCAGGTGCGGGCCAGCGTCCTGCTGGTGCACGGCATGCAGGACCTCAACGTGCGGACCGTCAACTTCGGCCAGTGGTGGGACGCGTTGGCGGCGCGCGGGGTGGAGCGCAAGATCTGGCTCTCGCAGACCGGGCACGTCGACCCGTTCGACTTCCGGCGCGGCGCCTGGGTGGACACCCTGCACCGCTGGTTCGACCACTACCTGCTGGGCGTGGCCAACGGGATCGAGACCGAGCCGATGGCCGACATCGAGCGGGCCCCCGACCAGTGGACCCAGGACGCCCGATGGCCCGCGCCCGGTACCGCGCAGACCACCGTGCACCTCAACCCGGGTGCACTCGGCGGAAGTTCCAACAGCGGGACGGCCTCCTTCACCGACGACCCGAGCCGGGACGAGAACGCCTGGGCCGCCGACGCGGACCTGAGCACTCCCGACAAGACGGTGCTCAGCACCGGCGTGCTCGGCCAGGACCTGCGGCTCTCCGGCAGCGGCTCGGTCACCCTGACGGTCAGCTCCAGCACCAGCAGCGCCCACCTCAGCGCGGTGCTGGTGGACCTGGGCGCGGCCACCGTCCGCGACTACCAGGGGACCGGCGAGGGCATCAACACCCTTGGCACCCGCTCCTGCTGGGGGCAGAGCACGACCGGTGACAGCGCCTGCTTCCTGGACACCGCCGCCGCCACCGCCCAGGTGGACGCCACCGTGTTCAGCCGGGGCTGGGCCGACCTCGGCCACTACGCCTCGCTCGACCACGGCGTCGCACTCACCCCCGGCGCGCCGTACCGGATGACCGTGCACCTGGCGGCCACCGACCACGTGGTGCCCGCCGGACACCGGCTGGCGCTGATCCTGGCGGGCACCGACAACGGCCTGGTCGACCCGCCGGACACCCGCCCGACGGTCACCGTGGACCTGGCCGCCTCCTCGCTGCAGCTCCCGCTGGTGGGCGGTGCGGCCCGGCTGACCGGCGGCGGCGAGCCGGCCGCACTCCCGCACCACGTCCTGACCGGACACCAGCCCCGGCTGCTCGGCTAG